In Hymenobacter volaticus, the genomic window TGGTGGCGGTGTAAATGCCTTTGCGCGAAGCGTAGTTTACCAGCTCCAGAAAGTTGGGATGCAGATACGGCTCCCCCTGAAAGTAGAATATCAGGTACCATAACCGGGCCGCTACCTCGTCGATGGTTTTGCGGAACAAGTCATCGGGCAACATGCCAGTAGGGCGCGTGAAAGAACGTAAGCCACTCGGGCACTCCGGGCAACGCAGGTTACAGCTCGTGGTGGGCTCAAACGACAAAGCCACCGGCAAACCCCAATGCCGTGCCTTCCCCGTCAGCTTGCTCAATGCATAGCCTCCCACCACCTGCGCCGAATTCCATACCCGGCGTGGGGTAGCTTTCGACAAAAAATTCAGCGAATCGGTGAGCAAAGAAGCCATAGCAACGCAAAGGTAGACGGTAGACACCAACACTTCGTACAAGCAATAGTTGGTAAGCTCGCCATCAGCCCGAGTTCAAGCATATTAGGCAGCCACGGCTACAACTAACATATTTAGTAAAAACCTAAACTTGTTGGCTACCGTAAAAGGATTACATCTATAGTTGACGAGCCATGAAAATTCAAGTTGAAGAAGGTCAGGACAAAGGCTTCCTGCCCGACGGCCGCCATACGGTCGAAATAACAGACATTCAAGAAGGTACTAGCGAACATCAGAATGTGCCATTCTTCGCAGCCCGCATGGAAAACGAAGACGGCTTTATTACGCAGCGCTTCTATACTTCACCTACGGCTATGCCCATCCTACTGTCATTATACTCCGCAGTAGGCATTCACCCCGAGGCTGGCAAGGACCTCGACACCAAGCAACTGCTAGGTAAGAAGGTATCCATTGAGGTTGGTGAACATAGCTATGCTGATCCGGCTTCCGGCAACGAGCGTAGCATCAAGCAAGCTAGCGGCTTCCGCACCGCATAACACTACCTTACTGACCATTATGCAAAGCGCCTCCCAAGATCTTGGGAGGCGCTTTGTGTTTCGAGCTTGTTGAAGCTATTTGGCCGTGGCTTCAGAAGGCATCAAGCTCGTATAGGTACCGGCTTTGCCAAATGATTCTTTGATTTCGTCGATGGCGGCGTGGCTGCTTAAACGCTTGGGCTTGGTGTTGAGGAAGGTGCCATCTTCGGCGAGCAAGAAGTACGCTGGCACATCTTCCAAAGCGTAAGCACGGGCTATTTGCGAGCGGGTACCACCATTTTGGTGCACCTGAATGCCAGCTAGTTTCTTACCTACTACCAACTGCTTCCAGGCACCCTCATTATCGTCGAGAGCAATGTTGACGAACACAATGTTCTTGCCTTGAAACTTACGCGCCAAGTCGGCAGCGTAAGGTAAGTCGCGCAAACACAGACCGCTGGTTGTGCGCCAGAAGTTTAGGTATACGAGCTTACCCCGGAAATCCTGAAGCCGCACGGTATCACCGTTGGCAGCCAGCAACTTAAAGTCAGGCGCTGGTGAACCGATAGCAAAGGCTTTGTGGGTTTCGAAATCGTGCTGAAGTACCGGGAAGTACCGGTTGTTGGTATCTATCGTTTTGAAATCGGCGAGCATAGCCGCCGACTGCTTTACGTGCCCAAAACGAAACGACTCTTGCAATATCCGACCCATAATAATGGGCCGTACGACACCACCAAGTTGAGTTTTGGCAATGTCGTAACACACCTGATAAAAGTCGGGGAAAGTACGCTGCTTGCCATTGGCAATAGCGGTGTAGTGCACGTAGTTCAGTAAGAATTCCTGATACGCCTCACTGCGCATAGCCGCCTCATTGTTGATGAGGGTTTTGTCATTCAGGAAGTCGTAGTACGTGGGCGTCATTTTTAACCGTCCCTCAGTTGCCACAATTTGCTCCCGCAAATCCTGGAAAGTAAGGCGGTCATTGGCGTAGCTATAATCGATTTCAGCTTGCGCGTATTTCTTGAAAGCTTCGCTAAAGTGGTTGTCCTCGATGGCGTGCGTTAGAAACTTTTGTTCTTGCTTGCGCCGATAATCAAGAAACGAAAGAAAGGCGGGCTCATAGAGCATAATGTTTTCGGGTAGCACCTGAAAACCCTCGTTCTCCACGAACTGCTCGTCCATCTCGGTGAGGTAGGTGTTGGCCTCCGAGCCGCGACCTTTGTACTTGACGCTGCTGGCCATGTCGCTGCCTTTGAAGCGAATATCCATGGCATCGCCGGGCTCCAGAAACAGGTCGGTTACATCGTCGCCGTGCACGAGGTCGGCGCGGGCCGGGCCGTCGAGCTTGAGCGCCATCTGGAACTCCCCTTTATCGTTGAGACGGGCGTAAGTGATTTGCTCTTTTGGATCTAAAGGATTTTCGCGTACTGATACTGCCACCGTATCAGAAGTGCGGCTTGTTACTCTGCCTGTGAGCGTAACAGTACCCTGCGCCTGAGTGCCAAAAGATAAGGCCAGAAGGCCCGCAGCCAGCAGGCTCCTCTTTAAAAAGCGAATAGCGTATGGCATCGAAGCTGAAGTTTCAGACTGGTTACGTGGGAATGATTACACGACAGTAGGACCGAACAAAACTAGCATTTGTTTACCGTTCGCGGTATAAGTCAATTCCGAAACCGAAGATAAGGCATTTAGATTGTGAAAGTCCAATCCAAATATTGTCTTTTTTTCGTTGTCTCAGTTTACCACCTTGTTTTTGCAATATTATCCAAACAAACCCTCTAATACTGCATCAAGGCGGCTAGCGGGTTGCACTCGAATCCCATAACGAGATAGATCTAGGCCCCGAGCATTAAATTGGGAAATGTACATTTCGGCGAAGCCAAGTTTTTCGGCTTCGCTCAATCGTTGGTCGAGCCGGCTTACCGCCCGGATTTCGCCACTTAGTCCCACTTCGGCAGCCAAACATATTTCGCCGCGAATTGGCAAATCGTTGAGGCTACTTACAACGGCCGCGCATACTGCCAAGTCGAGGGCAGGGTCGTCGAGGCGCAAACCGCCAGCAATGTTCAGGAACACGTCGTGCTGACCAAGGCGCAAACCGCTACGCTTTTCGAGCACGGCGAGCAACATGTTCAAGCGCTTAGCATCGAAGCCGGTGGAGCTCCGCTGCGGGGTGCCGTAGGTGGCGGGCGTCACGAGTGCCTGCACTTCCACCAACAGCGGGCGGTTGCCTTCCAGCGTGGCCCCAATGGCCATGCCACTCAAGCTCTCGGTGCGCTGGCTGAGTAGAATTTCGCTCGGGTTGCTGACCTGCCGCAGACCAGTGCCTTGCATCTCGTAGATACCCAGCTCCGAGGTGGAGCCGAAGCGGTTTTTGATAGTGCGCAGAATACGGTAGCTCAGGTGCCGGTCGCCCTCGAACTGCAACACGGTGTCCACCATGTGCTCCAGAATTTTGGGGCCCGCAATAGAACCGTCTTTGGTGATATGGCCGATGAGCAGCACTGGCACACCAGTTTCCTTGGCGTACTTCAGCAACTCCTGCGTGCATTCGCGCACTTGGCTCACCGAGCCCGCGCCACTTTCTACTAGCCCAGAGTGCAGCGTCTGAATGGAATCGACGATGACCACGTTGGGCTGAAGTTGGTCGATTTGCTTGAAGATGTTCTGGGTGTTGGTTTCGGTGAGGATATAGCAGCCGGGGTGTTGCTCACCGAGCCGCTCGGCCCGCATCTTGATTTGCTGCTCACTTTCCTCGCCCGACACGTAGAGCACCTTGAGTTGACGCAAGGTCATGGCAATCTGCAACATGAGCGTGCTTTTGCCAATGCCCGGTTCGCCACCAATCAGAACCAGCGAACCAGGTACTAGTCCGCCGCCGAGCACCCGATCTAGCTCACCGTCTTGGGTAAGCATGCGGGGCTCTTCTTCAAATAGAATGTCGGAAATGACGCGGGGCTTGGCGGCTTTGCTGGTGCCGCCCACGCTGGTGCTGGCTTTCCAGGCATTGGCCGCCGTGGTTTCTTCTTTCTGGATAACTTCTTCGACGTAGGTGTTCCATTCGCCGCAGCTAGGGCAGCGGCCAATCCATTTCGCTGATTGAGCACCGCAGTTTTGGCAGAAGTATAAGGTCTTAAGCTTGGCCATTCGTAGGGGTTGGGAGGAATAACTATAATGCTGAGGTGAGCAGAAAAGTTTGGTAAGAAACAGGTTTTAGAGAAAGTGGCGTGTCGGTTTTCCGAAGGCGTTAACCTTGTTCCCACTCAGAGCCACTATCCACCTGACAACCTGATTTTTACCTTCCACAAATCATCTAGCTAGGCTGGAAGCTTCCGACTAGGCTAGCTAAACAGTTTCGCTTCAGAACTTGTCTTGGCGCCAAGGGTCCCTCAACGCCGTGGCCCGATGCACTTGGTGACGGGCCGGAACTGTGGTATTTCTCAGCTATAAGGAGCCGTTGGGCGAGGGGGTAAAGCAATCCTAGCCTCCTTGCATCTCTTTTTATACAGAGTACCTTCGCCACTGCTGCTCTGCTCCAGGTTGAAAAACGTGTAACTTAACTATAAGTATGAGCTGCAGGAGTGGCTTCAAAGCACCACTGGCCTCTCATTCTGTGCTCAGAGTAGAACGCAACTTTCGCGCTGTTACTTAATGCCTTTAGCATAACAGTCAGCACCATCTTATCCTAACGCTTCGGCATCACTTGTCATGGCAAACTCTTCCGTCAATTCCAGCACCTCCTCCGTCATGTCTTCCTCACTGACTATTGCCGACTTTTCCGTTATACCAGTACTGGCCGATTTGCCGACCGAAACGCTGGAGTGGCTGATTGCGCACGGCGAGCGGCGGGACTATGCGGCGGGGCAAAGTATCCAGCAACCCGGCGACCCCGCCGAATACATGGTGGCGCTGCTGACTGGCGGAGTTCAGTTCTATGCCTTGCGCAACGGCAACCGGGAGCCGATTTTTCGGGTGGAGGCCGGCCAAATCAGTGGGGTGCTGCCCTACTCACGGCTGCAAACCATTAAGGGATGGAGCGTAGCAGTAGGACCAACCACCGTATTTGCATTACACCGAAACTTGTTCCCGGAACTAGAGCGGGTGAGCCCAGAGCTAGTACAACGGCTGGTAGGCATAATGAGCGACCGGGCCCGCAACGAAGCACGCGGGCAAGAGCGCGACGAAAAACTGCGTGCGCTCGGCAAGCTGTCGGCGGGTTTGGCGCACGAACTCAACAATCCGGCGGCAGCTATTGTGCGGGCGGCGGAGGCCTTGGCAAGTCGGTTGCACGAAGCACCTATGCAATTCGGCGACTTGGTGTGCCATTGCCCGGAGCCAGCAGCCTTAGCAACGCTTACTGCGCTAGCCGCCACCCCGCCACCCGTTGGGCCGCCACTATCGGGGCTAGCCCGCGCCGACCGCGAAGACGAACTGATCGACTGGCTGGATACGCAGGAGGTAAACGATTCGTACTCACTAGCTACTGGTCTGCTGGATGCGGGTTTAGCACCAGCGCAACTCGAAGCCGCCACCGCCGCGCTGCCTGCCCTTGCCCGGGCCCCCGCCCTTACCTGGCTCTCCACCCAACTTACTATGCTGCGGCTCATCCAGGATGTGCAAGAAGCTGGCGGGCGTATCAGTACGCTGGTCGGCAATGTGAAAACGTACTCCCATATGGACCGCGCTGGTGGTTTCGCTCCTCTCGACGTGCATGCGAGCCTGGAAAGCACCATCAACATGTTGGCCTACCAGATTCGCGAGAAAAACCTGAGCCTTGTGCGCGATTACGCTCCGCAGTTGCCGCTAGTGAGTGGCCAAGTCAGCAGCCTCAACCAAGTATGGACCAACCTACTCGATAACGCCATAGACGCCTTGCCCACAGGCGGCGAAATCACGCTGCGTACCCGGTTTGAGGGTGAGAACATTCAGGTGTTTGTCATCGACAATGGGCCTGGCATCCCCGCCGACATTCTGCCCCGCATCCTGGACCCGTTCTTTACCACTAAACCCGCCGGCGAGGGCACTGGCCTTGGCCTCGACATTGCCTTGCGCATTGTGGAAAACCATGGTGGCAAGCTAGAAGTCCATTCCGAGCCTCACCACACCGAGTTTTGTGTTTGGCTGCCAGTAGGAGTCTCGGAGTAATACCGCCACCACGGCTACTTAGATGACACAGGTTGACTCGAATGCGGCTATAGATTATCTTATTGTTAGATAGTTCTTGACTATATATAGTTACTAGCCATTCACGAGCTATTTTGCCATCTATTTCCAGCGCTTGACTACCGCTAGAGAGACAGATCAACTTGATCTGTCTTGGCAAATTGGCGGGCACTCAGCCAACCCGGTAAGGAGTTTCATGCCTTACTCAGTTATTCATCGCAGATACTCATACACATGAATAAGAAACCTGTTATTCTCGCCGTCGACGACGATGCGCAAGTGCTAAATGCCGTTGATCGAGATTTACGCAGCGAATTTCGGCGCGATTACCGCGTGCTGCGGGCCGGCTCGGGCCGGGAAGCCCTGGAAACTATGCGGGAACTACGGGCCCGGGAAGAGCCGCTCGCGCTCATCCTAGCCGACCAGCGCATGCCTGGCATGGAAGGGGTGGAATTGCTATCCGAAGCGCGCACTATTTATCCGGATGCCAAGCGGGTGCTGCTCACGGCCTACGCTGATACCGAGGCCGCTATCCGGGCCATCAACAACGCCCGCCTCGACCATTACCTGATGAAGCCC contains:
- a CDS encoding TlpA family protein disulfide reductase, whose translation is MPYAIRFLKRSLLAAGLLALSFGTQAQGTVTLTGRVTSRTSDTVAVSVRENPLDPKEQITYARLNDKGEFQMALKLDGPARADLVHGDDVTDLFLEPGDAMDIRFKGSDMASSVKYKGRGSEANTYLTEMDEQFVENEGFQVLPENIMLYEPAFLSFLDYRRKQEQKFLTHAIEDNHFSEAFKKYAQAEIDYSYANDRLTFQDLREQIVATEGRLKMTPTYYDFLNDKTLINNEAAMRSEAYQEFLLNYVHYTAIANGKQRTFPDFYQVCYDIAKTQLGGVVRPIIMGRILQESFRFGHVKQSAAMLADFKTIDTNNRYFPVLQHDFETHKAFAIGSPAPDFKLLAANGDTVRLQDFRGKLVYLNFWRTTSGLCLRDLPYAADLARKFQGKNIVFVNIALDDNEGAWKQLVVGKKLAGIQVHQNGGTRSQIARAYALEDVPAYFLLAEDGTFLNTKPKRLSSHAAIDEIKESFGKAGTYTSLMPSEATAK
- the radA gene encoding DNA repair protein RadA; this translates as MAKLKTLYFCQNCGAQSAKWIGRCPSCGEWNTYVEEVIQKEETTAANAWKASTSVGGTSKAAKPRVISDILFEEEPRMLTQDGELDRVLGGGLVPGSLVLIGGEPGIGKSTLMLQIAMTLRQLKVLYVSGEESEQQIKMRAERLGEQHPGCYILTETNTQNIFKQIDQLQPNVVIVDSIQTLHSGLVESGAGSVSQVRECTQELLKYAKETGVPVLLIGHITKDGSIAGPKILEHMVDTVLQFEGDRHLSYRILRTIKNRFGSTSELGIYEMQGTGLRQVSNPSEILLSQRTESLSGMAIGATLEGNRPLLVEVQALVTPATYGTPQRSSTGFDAKRLNMLLAVLEKRSGLRLGQHDVFLNIAGGLRLDDPALDLAVCAAVVSSLNDLPIRGEICLAAEVGLSGEIRAVSRLDQRLSEAEKLGFAEMYISQFNARGLDLSRYGIRVQPASRLDAVLEGLFG
- a CDS encoding sensor histidine kinase produces the protein MSSSLTIADFSVIPVLADLPTETLEWLIAHGERRDYAAGQSIQQPGDPAEYMVALLTGGVQFYALRNGNREPIFRVEAGQISGVLPYSRLQTIKGWSVAVGPTTVFALHRNLFPELERVSPELVQRLVGIMSDRARNEARGQERDEKLRALGKLSAGLAHELNNPAAAIVRAAEALASRLHEAPMQFGDLVCHCPEPAALATLTALAATPPPVGPPLSGLARADREDELIDWLDTQEVNDSYSLATGLLDAGLAPAQLEAATAALPALARAPALTWLSTQLTMLRLIQDVQEAGGRISTLVGNVKTYSHMDRAGGFAPLDVHASLESTINMLAYQIREKNLSLVRDYAPQLPLVSGQVSSLNQVWTNLLDNAIDALPTGGEITLRTRFEGENIQVFVIDNGPGIPADILPRILDPFFTTKPAGEGTGLGLDIALRIVENHGGKLEVHSEPHHTEFCVWLPVGVSE